Sequence from the Acidimicrobiia bacterium genome:
GGCTCGCGTGACCGGCTCGGTCCCCCCGCCCTCATTGCCGAGGTCGTGGAGTCGCTGGCGTTCGCCGAGATGGTGGTGATCGAAGGCGCCGATCACTCGTTCGCCACGCCTAAGGCCATGGGAATCCGACCGGAGGAGATGCTCGACCGTCTGGCGGCGACAGTCGTGGACTGGATTCGCCGTCAGCCGGGTGGCGGAACGTAGCGGCCCCGCACCACCTTCCCCTTGACGATCTTCAGCACCCAAGCGGCCCCCTTGCGGATGGGCAGCGCCTCCTCGAGGGGTGCACCCAGGCCGACGAAGTGGCTCACCAGCTCCGCCAGCTCGTCTCCATGGCTGCACATCAGGACTCCGTCCCAGTCGTCGAGGCGCTTCAGCAGCCTGATCGGGCGACCGCCCTCTCCCAGATCATCGATCGCCTCCACCTTCACCCCGTTGGCGCGGGCTAGCGGTTCGACGGTCTGCAGGCACCGGGTGTAGGGGCTGCTCAAGATCCGGCGCGGCCCCAAGGGGCCGATCGTGTTCACGAGATCCCGGGCCTGTCGTAGACCCTCGGCGGAGAGAGGTCGCTCTCGATCGGGGTGGTGGCTGCCGCGCTCGCCCGCCTGGGCATGGCGCAGCAGGATCAGCCGCCGTCCGCCCACGATCTGAGCAGGGCGCGGTCCCTGCCATAGCTGAGTCGCTCCACCGCCGCCGACGGTGTCAGCCAGGCGATCTGGTCCACCTCGGGGTTGGGGGCGAACCTGCCTGTCTGGTGCTCCATTGCGAAGTAGTGGAC
This genomic interval carries:
- a CDS encoding phosphoglycerate mutase family protein; its protein translation is MGGRRLILLRHAQAGERGSHHPDRERPLSAEGLRQARDLVNTIGPLGPRRILSSPYTRCLQTVEPLARANGVKVEAIDDLGEGGRPIRLLKRLDDWDGVLMCSHGDELAELVSHFVGLGAPLEEALPIRKGAAWVLKIVKGKVVRGRYVPPPG